In Methanococcoides sp. LMO-2, a single window of DNA contains:
- a CDS encoding winged helix-turn-helix domain-containing protein, translating to MDSHSNNMKPFQKRSRLEIIRDILKVIRESNNTISPTKLQRLSNLSFQMFDEYVGDLEAKGLIVAIPYKEKRKIYSLTDKGRNFLDKYEDFVAFLADFGL from the coding sequence ATGGACTCGCATTCTAACAATATGAAACCTTTCCAGAAAAGAAGCCGTCTGGAGATCATAAGGGATATACTCAAGGTTATCCGCGAGTCCAATAATACCATCAGTCCTACAAAACTCCAGAGGTTGTCGAACCTTTCCTTCCAGATGTTCGATGAATATGTGGGAGACCTTGAAGCAAAAGGTCTCATCGTAGCTATCCCATACAAGGAGAAGCGTAAGATATATTCACTTACCGATAAGGGAAGGAACTTCCTGGACAAGTATGAGGATTTCGTAGCATTTCTTGCGGATTTTGGACTGTGA
- a CDS encoding tetratricopeptide repeat protein yields MLLIILLISGFGFSAQGLNFEAMKLNEEGTVFALNGSYEEALAKYDMVLDLDPEYIETLDNKASVYYLLGEYDKAIEQYDLLLGIQPDDVMTLTKKGMAFSKKGDYESAILMYDQALVSIEKYLSGAGGPNNSSSIDPEMPESEIEDISSEEAIVLYHKAQALDNTGRHDEAMKIYESFLELQLERSSYIYKEATKSVEEGKTAGAIELYDEALKIDPDNITIWYHKGHAYNSLEEYEKAIEAYDVVIEFDSQNIDVWWSKAQAYEKLGDTGSATVAYQKVTELDPYNIDAWLKLGEAFESTEKYQEALTSYGQVISLDPDNTNAWQRKGIVLDLLGRYDEALISYDKALGVNPDTIAKIYLQDPAIKRLNVSSEENCYDQSPDFSIESTKIWFDKGTIYLKQGQYGNAVASLDKALELETNHPTVWYNKALALDEMDRHTEAVECYTAALKEDSSCSDAWYRKGFDLDKLSRYNEAVTCYRKAVDREPEFTLAWYSLALDLDHLGKYDEAINAYDAVIEHKPDFVDAYYRKGRILNKLGRYHEAVDCYQTALTFEPANKAVNTQMQVTLSKMERINRSSSIPTVSGSFVGPDLFEMFQVVDLENGYYHDIASNDITTSEIDLIGVEPHAEDAWFAQGNALLNTGEYSAALSSYNKAVLIDPNTSNIWLMRGRAFDMLKRHIEAIDNYRIATELDADNRDAWFYLGQDYDNIRDYYHAIECYENVLRIEPQDTTVLFMIARSYENLELYEDSLAYYDELLKLEPENLEGWYYQGETSYKFGNYEDAIVSYQKVLDTDPQNVEIIFAQAIAFEKAGKAEDAIRSYDLILSININDSAALYKLAEAYENNGLYGNAIKCYDSILTSNPADTKALNMKGFALYMNGDYNGAMAQYDKVLEIEPNNAAAWYNKGTAAYLKSSHVASMDYYAKALEAQPLSITAWYNMGFIANVLGDVEGAIGYYEKALQINPASKSVLYNKRFAHYRVGESVSAETEKNKLDAIDPAFEEALDGRGTNFYLPQEYDPIINYKLPDRWYDDTETNTISTNSE; encoded by the coding sequence TTGTTACTTATTATCCTACTGATCTCAGGATTTGGCTTTTCAGCCCAGGGTCTGAACTTTGAGGCTATGAAACTTAATGAAGAAGGAACCGTATTTGCATTAAACGGCAGCTATGAAGAGGCATTGGCAAAATACGACATGGTCCTTGATCTGGATCCTGAGTATATTGAAACTCTTGACAATAAAGCATCAGTATATTACCTGCTTGGTGAGTACGATAAAGCAATAGAACAGTATGACCTGTTACTTGGGATCCAGCCTGATGATGTAATGACACTTACTAAAAAGGGGATGGCATTCTCGAAAAAAGGTGACTACGAATCTGCCATTTTAATGTACGACCAGGCACTTGTTTCCATTGAAAAATACCTGAGTGGAGCTGGAGGTCCGAACAATTCCAGTAGCATCGATCCTGAGATGCCAGAATCTGAGATAGAAGATATAAGCTCAGAAGAAGCTATCGTACTTTACCACAAAGCACAGGCATTGGACAATACTGGCAGACATGATGAAGCAATGAAAATCTACGAAAGCTTCCTTGAACTGCAACTGGAACGATCATCCTACATCTATAAAGAAGCTACAAAATCCGTAGAAGAAGGCAAGACTGCAGGAGCTATTGAACTCTATGACGAAGCCTTGAAGATCGATCCGGACAACATTACCATATGGTATCACAAAGGTCATGCATATAATAGCCTTGAAGAATACGAAAAAGCGATCGAAGCATATGATGTGGTGATTGAGTTCGATTCCCAGAACATCGATGTATGGTGGAGCAAAGCACAGGCCTATGAGAAACTTGGTGATACTGGATCAGCAACAGTAGCCTATCAAAAAGTCACTGAACTTGACCCTTACAATATCGATGCATGGCTCAAACTTGGTGAAGCATTCGAATCAACCGAAAAATATCAGGAAGCACTGACAAGTTATGGACAGGTCATCAGTTTAGACCCTGACAATACAAATGCATGGCAAAGAAAAGGAATCGTACTTGATCTTCTTGGAAGGTATGATGAAGCACTAATTAGCTATGATAAGGCTTTAGGTGTCAATCCCGATACCATTGCAAAGATATACCTGCAGGATCCTGCAATTAAACGATTGAATGTTAGCAGCGAGGAGAACTGCTACGACCAGTCCCCTGATTTCAGCATTGAATCCACAAAAATATGGTTCGATAAGGGTACGATCTACCTGAAACAGGGACAATATGGTAATGCTGTAGCAAGCCTTGACAAAGCACTTGAACTTGAAACGAACCACCCTACTGTCTGGTACAACAAAGCTCTGGCCCTTGATGAGATGGACAGGCACACCGAGGCTGTAGAATGCTATACAGCAGCCCTGAAAGAAGATTCTTCATGCTCAGATGCCTGGTATCGGAAGGGTTTTGACCTTGACAAACTCAGCAGGTATAACGAAGCTGTAACCTGTTACAGGAAAGCTGTTGACCGCGAACCTGAGTTCACCCTGGCATGGTATTCACTTGCGCTTGACCTTGATCATCTTGGGAAATATGATGAAGCCATCAACGCTTATGATGCGGTCATCGAACATAAACCTGATTTTGTCGATGCATATTACAGGAAAGGAAGGATACTGAACAAACTTGGCCGATATCATGAAGCTGTTGACTGCTATCAGACCGCTCTGACATTTGAACCGGCAAACAAAGCTGTAAACACCCAGATGCAGGTAACTCTCAGCAAAATGGAAAGGATAAACCGTTCGTCAAGTATTCCTACAGTCAGTGGCTCTTTTGTCGGACCGGACCTGTTTGAAATGTTCCAGGTCGTTGATCTGGAAAATGGTTACTACCATGATATTGCATCTAATGATATTACCACATCTGAGATCGATCTGATAGGTGTTGAACCTCATGCCGAAGATGCATGGTTCGCACAGGGAAATGCACTATTGAATACAGGAGAATATTCGGCCGCCTTAAGCTCATACAATAAAGCGGTCCTGATAGATCCAAATACCAGCAACATCTGGCTTATGAGAGGAAGAGCATTCGATATGCTGAAAAGACATATCGAAGCCATTGATAATTACAGGATAGCAACAGAACTGGATGCTGACAACCGCGATGCATGGTTCTATCTCGGACAGGATTATGACAACATAAGAGACTATTATCATGCAATTGAGTGCTATGAAAATGTTCTGAGGATCGAACCACAGGATACAACTGTATTGTTCATGATAGCACGTTCATACGAAAACCTTGAGCTTTATGAAGATTCATTGGCATATTATGATGAACTTCTGAAATTGGAACCCGAAAACCTTGAAGGCTGGTACTATCAGGGTGAAACATCCTACAAATTTGGGAACTACGAGGATGCAATAGTATCCTATCAAAAAGTGCTGGACACCGACCCCCAGAACGTAGAAATAATATTTGCACAAGCAATAGCATTCGAAAAAGCTGGAAAGGCTGAGGATGCCATCAGATCCTATGATCTGATACTTTCCATAAATATCAATGATTCTGCTGCTTTATACAAACTAGCGGAAGCATATGAAAACAATGGTCTTTATGGAAATGCTATCAAATGTTATGACAGCATACTTACAAGTAATCCTGCAGATACAAAAGCCCTTAACATGAAGGGATTTGCACTCTATATGAACGGAGATTACAACGGTGCAATGGCCCAGTATGACAAAGTCCTTGAGATCGAGCCGAACAATGCCGCTGCATGGTACAACAAAGGAACTGCTGCATACCTGAAAAGTAGTCATGTCGCATCAATGGATTACTATGCAAAAGCACTCGAGGCACAGCCTCTCAGTATAACAGCATGGTACAACATGGGATTCATTGCCAACGTCCTTGGAGATGTGGAAGGAGCAATTGGATACTATGAAAAAGCGTTGCAGATCAACCCTGCATCAAAATCTGTGCTCTACAACAAGAGATTTGCACACTACAGGGTAGGTGAATCAGTGTCTGCAGAAACTGAGAAGAACAAGCTGGATGCTATCGACCCGGCATTTGAAGAAGCATTGGACGGCAGAGGAACAAATTTCTACCTGCCTCAGGAGTATGATCCCATTATTAACTACAAATTGCCTGACAGATGGTACGATGACACTGAGACCAACACGATAAGCACAAATTCAGAATGA
- a CDS encoding diaminopimelate decarboxylase, translated as MVSKTLPFTKEQILEIKEQYPTPFHVYDEKAIRENARKLKDAFSILEGFQEFFAVKALPNPYILKVLKSEGFGADCSSLPELILSEKSGIVGENIMFSSNDTPAEEFVKAKELGAIINLDDISHIEFLEETAGLPELVCFRFNPGPLKGGNVFIGNPEDAKYGFTKEQLFEGYRMLKEKGVKRFGLHTMVASNELDPEYFVETAKLLFETIVEISKELDIRFDFVNLGGGIGIPYKPEDEPVPYDVIAKGVKEQYDAMIKANGLDPLKIYLECGRTITGPYGYLVTEVRHLKHIYKDYVGTDACMANLMRPGLYGAYHHITVLGKEDQPATTKYDVTGSLCENNDKFAIDRMLPEVERGDILAIHDTGAHGHAMGFNYNGKLRSAELLLREDGSFVRIRRAETIEDHFVTLDLEGLGDFS; from the coding sequence ATGGTCTCAAAGACACTTCCGTTCACAAAGGAACAGATACTGGAGATAAAAGAACAGTACCCAACCCCTTTCCACGTCTATGATGAGAAGGCAATAAGGGAGAACGCAAGGAAGCTCAAGGATGCTTTCAGCATTCTCGAGGGATTCCAGGAATTCTTTGCTGTCAAGGCATTGCCAAACCCTTATATCCTTAAGGTATTGAAGAGTGAAGGCTTCGGTGCAGACTGCAGCTCACTGCCAGAACTGATCCTTTCCGAGAAATCCGGTATCGTTGGTGAGAACATCATGTTCAGTTCCAATGACACCCCTGCAGAGGAGTTCGTAAAGGCAAAAGAGCTCGGTGCCATCATCAACCTTGATGACATCAGTCACATCGAGTTCCTTGAAGAGACCGCAGGACTTCCTGAACTCGTCTGTTTCAGGTTCAACCCTGGTCCATTGAAAGGAGGAAACGTTTTCATCGGAAATCCGGAAGATGCAAAGTATGGATTCACAAAGGAACAGCTCTTTGAAGGATACAGGATGCTCAAAGAGAAAGGTGTCAAGCGCTTCGGACTGCACACAATGGTGGCATCCAACGAACTTGATCCGGAATACTTCGTCGAGACCGCAAAGTTGCTTTTCGAGACAATTGTCGAGATCTCAAAGGAGCTTGATATCCGCTTCGACTTCGTGAACCTCGGTGGCGGTATTGGTATCCCTTACAAACCTGAGGACGAACCGGTCCCATACGATGTTATCGCAAAGGGTGTCAAAGAGCAGTATGATGCAATGATCAAAGCGAACGGTCTTGACCCGCTGAAGATCTACCTCGAGTGTGGCCGAACCATCACAGGTCCTTACGGATACCTTGTGACAGAAGTAAGACACCTCAAGCACATCTACAAGGATTACGTCGGAACCGATGCATGTATGGCAAACCTCATGAGACCAGGCCTCTATGGTGCATACCACCACATAACCGTCCTTGGCAAAGAGGATCAGCCTGCAACAACCAAGTATGATGTCACAGGTTCCCTTTGTGAGAACAACGACAAGTTCGCCATCGACAGGATGCTTCCTGAGGTCGAACGTGGTGACATTCTTGCAATTCACGACACCGGTGCCCATGGTCATGCAATGGGATTCAACTACAACGGAAAGCTTCGCTCTGCTGAACTTCTGTTGAGGGAGGACGGTAGTTTTGTCCGGATAAGAAGGGCGGAGACCATTGAAGATCACTTTGTGACACTCGACCTTGAAGGGCTCGGGGATTTCAGTTAA
- a CDS encoding carboxymuconolactone decarboxylase family protein: MTFLDENLPEAAKAFGDMRSAIFRTNSLDVKVKELIAVSSAVLMRCEKCVKIHSERAKENGATEEEIAEAISVAMFIAAGSQLHWTDAYEEIFEGTDE, from the coding sequence ATGACATTTTTAGATGAAAATTTACCGGAAGCAGCTAAAGCATTTGGGGACATGCGTTCAGCAATATTCAGGACAAACTCACTTGATGTTAAAGTGAAAGAGCTTATTGCAGTCTCATCAGCTGTCCTGATGAGATGTGAAAAATGTGTAAAGATCCACTCTGAAAGGGCAAAAGAGAATGGTGCAACAGAGGAAGAGATCGCAGAAGCAATATCAGTAGCCATGTTCATTGCAGCTGGTTCACAGTTGCACTGGACAGATGCGTATGAAGAGATCTTTGAAGGAACGGATGAATAA
- a CDS encoding DNA polymerase ligase N-terminal domain-containing protein: protein MTDKDEEKDTLIFVIQKHHAKNLHYDLRLEMDGVLKSWAIPKEPPTVEGIKRLAIQVNDHDIDYADFEGTIPEGSYGAGKVEIWDRGTFEPESVKEKKIVFSLSGEKMKGEFVLVKTNFGKYGNDWLFFKKKE, encoded by the coding sequence ATGACTGATAAAGACGAAGAAAAGGATACCTTAATATTCGTGATACAGAAACATCATGCAAAGAACCTTCACTATGACCTGCGCCTGGAAATGGATGGCGTTCTCAAAAGCTGGGCAATACCAAAGGAGCCTCCCACAGTGGAAGGTATCAAGCGTCTTGCAATCCAGGTCAATGACCATGACATCGATTACGCTGATTTCGAAGGTACGATACCTGAAGGCAGCTATGGTGCCGGCAAGGTGGAGATATGGGATCGGGGTACATTTGAGCCCGAGAGTGTCAAAGAAAAGAAGATCGTATTCAGTCTGTCAGGTGAAAAAATGAAAGGTGAGTTCGTCCTTGTAAAGACGAACTTTGGTAAGTACGGGAATGACTGGCTCTTCTTTAAGAAAAAGGAATGA
- a CDS encoding ATP-binding protein encodes MAYQQSIEITKNYANYFDGNARKNQAITTTISTAMSNYDSADRGEVNDMLKGILLENPQLIGVYVAYEPNAFDGRDADFIGTEGHDGTGRFLPFWNTINGPISVEPLEDYETSEYYQLPKELQQTVVIEPYFYRGILMVSYVSPIMRNGEFVGIGGVDVSLEYFDDIMSNVTAFESGYTFVTSNSGILLSHPEHKEWIGTKKLDDFGVAEISEMATDIRGGKRGYIETTDPDTGREVVMFYEPINGGTYSFVLCAPKDEMLAGVTVLRNRLIFMSLFSIVLVGGVAYMVGRSTDQTIKKMLNDFRLISDNALTGNFDTRADTNVQVDFKKIPVGLNQILDNMGKLTKENEKAMDALLHAKIEAENADRTKADFISNMSHELRTPLTLIIGFSDILDSEHYGALNEDQKKYTSSVLKNANHLLELITDLLDFSNVEVGTMELHIKDFSAADTIDEIEALIMPIASEKDIDISFDIDMEVPDMKADVIKFKQILYHLVNNAIKFTDNGGSVIIGGKISDDSVHISIKDTGIGISPEDQDKLFKPFYQVDASSTREYGGTGLGLALVRKFVEMHGGEVWVESELGEGSTFTFTVPTGQMADEQ; translated from the coding sequence ATGGCATATCAGCAGTCCATAGAAATAACCAAGAATTATGCAAATTATTTCGATGGAAATGCAAGAAAAAATCAGGCGATCACTACCACGATCTCGACAGCAATGAGCAATTACGATTCAGCTGATAGGGGTGAGGTGAATGATATGCTAAAGGGCATACTTTTGGAGAACCCACAACTGATCGGAGTTTATGTTGCCTATGAGCCCAATGCTTTTGATGGCAGGGATGCTGATTTCATAGGAACTGAAGGACATGACGGGACCGGAAGGTTTCTACCATTCTGGAACACGATAAATGGTCCGATAAGTGTTGAGCCTCTTGAAGATTATGAGACATCAGAATATTACCAGCTTCCAAAGGAACTTCAACAAACTGTGGTCATAGAGCCTTACTTTTACCGCGGGATACTGATGGTGAGCTATGTCTCTCCTATTATGAGAAATGGTGAGTTCGTTGGAATTGGCGGGGTTGATGTATCGCTCGAATATTTTGATGACATCATGTCTAATGTTACTGCTTTTGAGAGCGGTTATACTTTTGTTACAAGTAACAGCGGTATACTGTTGTCCCATCCGGAGCATAAGGAATGGATCGGGACAAAGAAGCTAGATGACTTTGGAGTTGCCGAGATCTCTGAGATGGCAACTGACATCAGAGGTGGAAAAAGAGGATACATTGAAACAACAGACCCTGACACCGGCAGGGAAGTTGTGATGTTCTATGAGCCAATTAATGGAGGTACCTATAGTTTTGTCCTCTGTGCACCCAAAGATGAGATGCTTGCAGGGGTAACGGTCCTGAGGAACAGGCTAATATTCATGTCCCTGTTCTCAATTGTTCTCGTGGGTGGAGTTGCTTATATGGTTGGTCGCTCAACAGACCAGACCATCAAAAAGATGCTGAATGATTTTAGATTGATATCCGATAATGCACTAACCGGAAATTTTGATACAAGGGCCGATACCAACGTACAGGTCGATTTTAAGAAGATCCCTGTAGGTCTCAATCAGATCCTGGATAACATGGGCAAGCTTACAAAGGAAAATGAAAAAGCAATGGATGCCCTGTTGCATGCAAAGATCGAAGCTGAAAATGCAGATCGCACCAAGGCTGATTTCATCTCAAATATGAGCCATGAGTTAAGAACCCCTCTTACTTTGATCATCGGTTTTTCAGATATACTTGACAGTGAACATTACGGCGCTTTGAATGAAGATCAGAAAAAGTATACGTCCAGTGTGCTTAAAAACGCAAATCACCTTTTGGAGCTGATCACTGACCTTCTTGATTTCTCAAACGTTGAGGTCGGGACGATGGAACTTCACATTAAAGATTTCTCTGCAGCCGATACTATCGATGAAATAGAAGCATTGATAATGCCGATTGCATCAGAGAAGGACATCGACATTTCATTTGATATCGATATGGAAGTGCCTGACATGAAAGCTGACGTAATAAAATTCAAGCAGATCCTTTACCACCTCGTAAACAATGCTATTAAGTTCACAGATAACGGAGGATCAGTTATCATTGGCGGTAAAATATCTGATGATTCTGTACATATATCCATTAAGGATACAGGGATTGGCATTTCACCAGAGGATCAGGATAAACTGTTCAAACCTTTCTATCAGGTAGATGCTTCAAGTACCAGAGAGTACGGAGGCACCGGACTTGGCCTTGCACTTGTCAGAAAATTTGTTGAAATGCACGGTGGTGAGGTCTGGGTGGAGAGTGAATTAGGCGAAGGTAGTACGTTCACATTTACAGTTCCAACGGGCCAAATGGCTGATGAGCAGTGA
- a CDS encoding RibD family protein, whose product MRKPKVIMHNSITLDGSFRDIEVDMELHYGTASNFGEDIHLVGANTAKIGIEMFGGLPPEEEDDLRKQERDETIPIWAIVDSKGILKGSLHVFRRFEMCRDVVVLVSASTPEDYLQYLKDRDYDFIVTGEKHADLKEALRLLADRYEAGTVMVDSGSSLNGALLEQGLVDEISLIVLPFLTGGETESLFANIGKMKHIELELLKCEKLQKGYVWLVYGIKRSSNK is encoded by the coding sequence ATGAGAAAGCCAAAGGTAATAATGCATAATTCCATTACACTTGATGGTTCATTCAGGGACATCGAGGTCGATATGGAACTCCATTATGGAACAGCTTCAAACTTTGGAGAAGACATTCACCTGGTCGGAGCGAACACTGCAAAGATCGGGATCGAAATGTTCGGCGGTCTTCCACCGGAAGAGGAAGATGACCTTAGAAAGCAGGAAAGAGATGAAACGATCCCTATATGGGCAATCGTTGACTCGAAAGGTATCCTTAAAGGGTCATTGCATGTGTTCCGGAGATTCGAGATGTGTCGTGATGTTGTGGTGCTTGTATCAGCATCAACGCCAGAGGATTATCTGCAATACCTTAAAGATAGGGATTACGACTTCATCGTAACAGGTGAAAAACACGCTGACCTTAAAGAAGCGCTTAGACTGCTGGCTGACAGATATGAGGCCGGAACAGTTATGGTCGATAGTGGAAGCAGCCTTAACGGAGCCTTGCTCGAACAGGGACTTGTGGATGAGATAAGCCTGATAGTACTGCCCTTTTTAACAGGAGGAGAGACTGAAAGCCTGTTCGCGAATATCGGGAAGATGAAGCATATCGAACTGGAACTGCTCAAATGTGAGAAACTGCAAAAGGGATATGTGTGGCTTGTCTATGGAATTAAGCGTTCTTCTAATAAATGA